In Mesoplodon densirostris isolate mMesDen1 chromosome 5, mMesDen1 primary haplotype, whole genome shotgun sequence, a single window of DNA contains:
- the CHST2 gene encoding carbohydrate sulfotransferase 2 produces MSRSPPRALPAGAPPRLLAAAPAAGPRALLPPWPRRPGRRWPASPLGMKVFRRKALVLCAGYALLLVLTMLNLLDYKWHKEPLQQCSPDGPLGAAAGAAGGGWGRPGPPPAVPPRAHTRLDPRTPYRSPVAPVRAAPAAGAGAAGAAAPPGNGTRGTGDGGDKRQLVYVFTTWRSGSSFFGELFNQNPEVFFLYEPVWHVWQKLYPGDAVSLQGAARDMLSALYRCDLSVFQLYSPAGSGGRNLTTLGIFGAATNKVVCSSPLCPAYRKEVVGLVDDRVCKKCPPQRLARFEEECRKYRTLVIKGVRVFDVAVLAPLLRDPALDLKVIHLVRDPRAVASSRIRSRHGLIRESLQVVRSRDPRAHRMPFLEAAGHKLGAKKESMGGPADYHALGAMEVICHSMAKTLQTALQPPDWLQGHYLVVRYEDLVGDPVKTLRRVYDFVGLLVSPEMEQFALNMTSGSGSSSKPFVVSARNATQAANAWRTALTFQQIKQVEEFCYQPMAVLGYERVNSPEEVRDLSKTLLRKPRL; encoded by the coding sequence ATGAGCCGCAGCCCGCCGCGAGCCCTGCCCGCGGGCGCGCCCCCCCGGTTGCTCGCGGCCGCGCCTGCCGCCGGGCCGCGCGCCTTGCTCCCGCCGTGGCCCCGGCGCCCGGGTCGCCGCTGGCCCGCGTCCCCGCTCGGAATGAAGGTGTTCCGCAGGAAGGCGCTGGTGCTGTGCGCGGGCTACGCGCTGCTGCTGGTGCTCACCATGCTCAACCTCCTGGACTACAAGTGGCACAAGGAGCCGTTGCAGCAGTGCAGCCCCGACGGGCCGCTCGGGGCCGCGGCGGGGGCGGCTGGGGGCGGCTGGGGGCGTCCGGGGCCTCCTCCGGCCGTGCCGCCCCGCGCACACACCCGCTTGGACCCCCGTACCCCATACCGCTCTCCCGTCGCCCCCGTCCGGGCGGCTCCGGCagccggggcgggggcggcgggggccgCAGCCCCTCCCGGTAATGGCACTCGGGGCACCGGGGATGGCGGGGACAAGAGGCAGTTGGTGTACGTGTTCACCACGTGGCGCTCGGGCTCGTCCTTCTTCGGCGAGCTTTTCAACCAGAACCCCGAAGTGTTCTTCCTCTACGAGCCAGTGTGGCACGTGTGGCAAAAACTGTACCCGGGGGACGCCGTTTCCCTGCAAGGGGCGGCACGGGACATGCTGAGCGCTCTCTACCGCTGCGACCTCTCCGTCTTCCAGCTGTACAGTCCCGCTGGCAGCGGGGGGCGCAACCTCACCACGCTGGGCATTTTCGGCGCGGCCACCAACAAGGTGGTGTGCTCGTCGCCACTTTGCCCCGCCTACCGCAAGGAGGTCGTTGGACTGGTGGACGATCGCGTGTGCAAGAAGTGCCCGCCGCAGCGCCTGGCGCGCTTCGAGGAGGAATGCCGCAAGTACCGCACTCTGGTCATCAAGGGCGTGCGTGTCTTCGACGTGGCCGTGTTGGCGCCACTTCTGCGCGACCCGGCCCTGGACCTCAAGGTCATTCACCTGGTGCGGGATCCCCGCGCTGTGGCCAGTTCACGCATCCGCTCGCGTCATGGTCTCATCCGTGAAAGCCTGCAGGTGGTGCGCAGCCGGGACCCCCGAGCGCACCGCATGCCCTTCCTGGAGGCCGCTGGCCATAAGCTGGGCGCCAAGAAGGAGAGCATGGGTGGGCCTGCAGACTACCACGCCCTTGGCGCCATGGAGGTCATCTGCCACAGCATGGCCAAGACGCTGCAGACGGCCTTGCAGCCCCCTGACTGGCTGCAAGGCCACTACCTGGTGGTGCGGTACGAGGACCTGGTGGGAGACCCCGTCAAGACCCTACGGAGGGTGTATGACTTTGTGGGGCTATTGGTGAGCCCTGAAATGGAGCAGTTTGCCCTCAACATGACCAGTGGCTCAGGCTCCTCCTCTAAGCCTTTCGTGGTGTCAGCACGCAACGCCACGCAGGCCGCCAACGCCTGGCGGACCGCCCTCACCTTCCAGCAGATCAAACAGGTGGAGGAGTTTTGCTACCAGCCCATGGCCGTGCTGGGCTACGAGCGGGTCAATAGCCCTGAAGAGGTCAGGGACCTCAGCAAGACCCTGCTCCGGAAACCCCGGCTCTGA